A genome region from Streptomyces sp. NBC_00878 includes the following:
- a CDS encoding ATP-binding cassette domain-containing protein yields the protein MTGTAVTGAGTDTVLSLSGICKNFGAVAALTDIELDVAAGEVVAIVGDNGAGKSTLVKILSGVYTPDAGEIFFHGEKVSLGSPALAHAMGIATVFQDLALCENLDVKANLFLGQELRPWMLDDVAMEKRSWELLRQLSAKIPTLGVPVAALSGGQRQTVAIARSLLSNPKIVLLDEPTAALGVAQTAEVLNLVERLKHNGLGVVMISHNMEDVRAVADRVAVLRLGRNNGVYNAKDVSSQEIVAAITGATDNVVSRRAAGRLTSPQEKQEEKEQL from the coding sequence ATGACAGGCACCGCGGTTACCGGTGCGGGCACGGACACCGTGTTGTCGCTCAGCGGAATCTGCAAGAACTTCGGCGCGGTCGCCGCGCTGACCGATATCGAGCTCGACGTGGCGGCCGGTGAGGTGGTCGCCATCGTCGGGGACAACGGCGCCGGCAAGTCCACCCTGGTGAAGATCCTGTCCGGGGTGTACACGCCCGACGCGGGAGAAATCTTCTTTCACGGCGAGAAGGTGTCTCTGGGCTCACCGGCCCTTGCCCATGCGATGGGCATAGCCACGGTGTTCCAGGACCTGGCCCTGTGCGAGAACCTCGACGTCAAGGCGAACCTGTTCCTGGGTCAGGAACTCCGTCCCTGGATGCTGGACGACGTCGCCATGGAAAAGCGCTCCTGGGAGTTGCTGCGACAGCTGTCGGCAAAGATCCCCACACTCGGCGTCCCGGTGGCCGCCCTCTCGGGGGGCCAGCGGCAGACGGTCGCGATCGCCCGGTCACTGCTGAGCAACCCGAAGATCGTCCTGCTCGACGAGCCGACGGCCGCCCTGGGTGTCGCGCAGACAGCCGAGGTCCTCAACCTGGTCGAGCGGCTCAAGCACAACGGACTCGGCGTGGTGATGATCAGCCACAACATGGAGGACGTCCGGGCGGTAGCCGACCGCGTCGCGGTGTTGAGGCTGGGCCGCAACAACGGTGTGTACAACGCCAAGGACGTCTCCTCCCAGGAGATCGTCGCCGCGATCACCGGCGCGACCGACAACGTGGTCTCGCGGCGAGCCGCAGGCCGGCTGACTTCCCCGCAGGAAAAGCAGGAAGAGAAGGAACAGCTGTGA
- a CDS encoding sugar ABC transporter substrate-binding protein translates to MRRLASGALAGILALGALTACAQEPSAGNSGTAKADGGSGKVAFLMPDLASTRYEQYDAPLFKKRMAKLCPDCEVIYQNANSDASLQQQQANSAMAQGAKVIVIDPVDSAGAATIVQTAQSQGVKVVAYDRPIPDKPADFYVSFDNEAIGESIAQSLVDHLKETKAKGGVLQINGSPTDAAAGLIKKGVHNAVDDSGFKLLAEYDTPGWSPEKAQQWASGQIAQYRGRIAGVVAANDGTGGGAIAAFKAADVKVPPITGNDAELAAIQRIIAGDQYNTISKPIKIVAEAAADVAQQLLQGKEPKADKKLFNTPSQLFEPTVVTQENLKEVVFGSDGVLKAKDVCTAQYAADCGRLGIK, encoded by the coding sequence ATGAGAAGACTGGCCAGTGGTGCTCTCGCCGGCATCCTCGCCCTGGGTGCCCTCACCGCATGCGCTCAGGAACCGAGTGCCGGGAACTCCGGGACCGCCAAGGCGGACGGAGGGTCGGGCAAGGTCGCGTTCCTCATGCCCGACCTGGCCTCCACCCGCTACGAGCAGTACGACGCTCCGCTGTTCAAGAAGCGCATGGCCAAGCTGTGCCCGGACTGCGAGGTGATCTACCAGAACGCCAACAGCGACGCCTCGCTTCAGCAGCAGCAGGCGAATTCCGCGATGGCCCAGGGAGCCAAGGTGATCGTGATCGACCCGGTGGACTCCGCCGGGGCGGCCACGATCGTGCAGACCGCCCAGTCCCAGGGCGTCAAGGTGGTCGCCTACGACCGGCCCATCCCGGACAAGCCCGCGGACTTCTATGTGTCGTTCGACAACGAGGCGATCGGCGAGTCCATCGCCCAGTCGCTGGTCGATCACCTGAAGGAGACCAAGGCCAAGGGGGGTGTGCTCCAGATCAACGGGTCGCCCACCGACGCCGCCGCCGGGCTGATCAAGAAGGGCGTCCACAACGCCGTCGACGACAGCGGGTTCAAACTGCTCGCCGAGTACGACACACCAGGCTGGTCACCGGAGAAGGCCCAGCAGTGGGCGAGCGGGCAGATCGCCCAGTACCGCGGCAGGATCGCCGGCGTGGTGGCGGCCAACGACGGCACCGGCGGCGGAGCGATCGCGGCGTTCAAGGCAGCGGATGTGAAGGTCCCGCCGATCACCGGCAACGACGCGGAGCTGGCGGCGATCCAGCGCATCATCGCGGGAGATCAGTACAACACCATCTCCAAGCCGATCAAGATCGTTGCCGAGGCGGCCGCGGATGTCGCCCAGCAGTTGCTGCAGGGCAAGGAGCCCAAGGCGGACAAGAAGCTGTTCAACACCCCGTCGCAGCTGTTCGAGCCGACCGTCGTGACACAGGAGAACCTCAAGGAGGTCGTCTTCGGCTCCGATGGAGTGCTCAAGGCGAAGGACGTGTGCACCGCTCAGTACGCCGCCGACTGCGGGCGCCTGGGCATCAAGTAG
- a CDS encoding DeoR/GlpR family DNA-binding transcription regulator, whose amino-acid sequence MAEGKDPATDEGGRGPRERRERIKSRVVDEGFVRIERLADELGVTPMTIRRDLDYLQGKGWLRKVRGGATAQPSTAFHGDIRHRTQSMAAAKSALARAALPLVKPGQSLIVDDSTTALALAGLLSQRAPLTVITNFVPVIQVLAGGPGIELISLGGAYYPAYDAFLGIRTIDAVNSLRADTLFASTTAITRGHCYHQSQETVGVKRALMEACDRKILLVDHTKFQRRGLYQLAPVTAFDLVIVDAGISASQLDTLQAGGVEVLVADSE is encoded by the coding sequence ATGGCGGAAGGCAAAGATCCGGCCACCGACGAGGGCGGGCGAGGGCCGCGGGAGAGGCGGGAGCGGATCAAGAGCCGTGTCGTCGACGAAGGCTTCGTCCGCATCGAGCGGCTCGCCGACGAGCTGGGCGTGACACCGATGACCATCCGTCGCGATCTCGATTACCTGCAAGGCAAGGGGTGGTTGAGAAAAGTCCGCGGCGGGGCCACCGCACAACCGTCGACGGCGTTCCACGGCGACATCCGGCACCGCACCCAGTCCATGGCGGCGGCGAAGAGTGCACTCGCCCGTGCGGCACTTCCCCTCGTCAAGCCCGGGCAGTCCCTCATTGTCGACGACAGCACCACCGCCCTCGCGCTCGCGGGACTGCTCTCGCAGCGCGCACCGCTGACGGTCATCACCAACTTCGTACCCGTGATCCAGGTTCTCGCCGGCGGTCCGGGGATCGAGCTCATCTCACTCGGCGGCGCGTACTACCCGGCCTACGACGCGTTCCTCGGCATCCGGACCATCGACGCGGTCAACAGCCTGCGTGCCGACACGCTGTTCGCCTCGACGACCGCCATCACCCGCGGCCACTGCTACCACCAGTCCCAAGAGACCGTGGGAGTGAAACGAGCCCTGATGGAAGCCTGCGACCGCAAGATCCTGCTGGTCGACCACACCAAGTTCCAACGCCGCGGGCTCTACCAGCTCGCACCCGTCACCGCGTTCGACCTCGTCATCGTCGACGCCGGCATATCGGCGTCACAGCTCGACACGCTGCAGGCCGGCGGCGTGGAAGTTCTTGTCGCCGACTCGGAGTGA